From a single Meles meles chromosome 21, mMelMel3.1 paternal haplotype, whole genome shotgun sequence genomic region:
- the TGFB1I1 gene encoding transforming growth factor beta-1-induced transcript 1 protein, protein MEDLDALLSDLETTTSHMPRSGVPKERSPESLTAPLPYGHQPQTGSGESSGASGDKDHLYSTVCKPRSPKPAAPAAPPFSSSSGVLGTGLCELDRLLQELNATQFNITDEIMSQFPSSKETAGEQKEDQCEDKKRPSLPPSPSPVLPKPSATSATLELDRLMASLSDFRVQNHVNQLPASGSTQPPVPSSVNEDSPSSSGPASKGSLDTMLGLLQSDLSRRGVPTQTKGLCGSCNKPIAGQVVTALGRAWHPEHFICGGCSMALGGSSFFEKDGAPFCPECYFERFSPRCGLCNQPIRHKMVTALGTHWHPEHFCCVSCGEPFGDEGFHEREGRPYCRRDFLQLFAPRCQGCQGPILDNYISALSALWHPDCFVCRECFAPFSGGSFFEHEGRPLCENHFHARRGSLCATCGLPVTGRCVSALGRRFHPDHFTCTFCLRPLTKGSFQERAGKPYCQPCFIKLFG, encoded by the exons ATGGAGGACCTGG ATGCCCTGCTGTCTGACCTGGAGACCACCACCTCACACATGCCAAGGTCAGGGGTTCCAAAAGAGCGGTCCCCAGAGTCTCTCACAGCTCCCCTGCCCTATGGCCACCAACCACAG ACAGGGTCTGGAGAGTCTTCTGGAGCCTCTGGTGACAAGGACCATCTATACAG TACGGTTTGCAAGCCTCGGTCCCCCAAGCCTGCGGCCCCTGCAGCCCCTCCATTCTCCTCTTCCAGCGGTGTCTTGGGCACAGGGCTCTGTGAGCTAGACCGGTTGCTTCAGGAACTTAATGCTACCCAGTTCAACATCACAG ATGAAATAATGTCTCAGTTCCCATCAAGCAAGGAGACTGCAGGGGAACAGAAGGAGGACCAATGTGAGGACAAGAAAAGGCCCAGCCT CCCTCCCAGCCCATCTCCTGTTCTCCCAAAGCCTTCAGCAACCTCCGCCACCCTGGAGTTGGATAGACTGATGGCTTCGCTGTCTGATTTCCGTGTCCAAAACCATGTGAATCAG CTTCCAGCATCTGGGTCAACCCAGCCACCAGTGCCAAGCTCTGTGAATGAGGACTCCCCATCCTCATCAGGGCCAGCCAGCAAGGGCAGCCTAGACACCATGCTGGGGCTGCTGCAATCTGATCTCAGCCGCCGTGGTGTTCCCACCCAGACCAAGGGTCTCTGTGGCTCCTGCAATAAACCTATTGCTGGGCAA GTGGTGACCGCACTGGGCCGGGCTTGGCACCCTGAGCACTTCATTTGCGGTGGCTGTTCCATGGCCCTAGGAGGCAGCAGCTTCTTTGAGAAGGACGGAGCCCCCTTCTGCCCTGAATGCTACTTTGAGCGCTTTTCCCCAAGATGTGGCCTCTGCAATCAACCCATCAGACAC AAGATGGTTACTGCCTTGGGCACCCACTGGCACCCGGAGCATTTCTGCTGCGTCAGTTGTGGGGAGCCCTTTGGAGATGAGG GTTTCCATGAGCGAGAGGGCCGCCCCTACTGCCGCCGGGACTTCCTGCAGCTGTTCGCCCCGCGCTGCCAGGGCTGTCAAGGCCCCATTCTGGATAACTACATCTCCGCGCTCAGCGCACTATGGCACCCGGACTGCTTCGTCTGCAGG GAATGCTTCGCACCCTTCTCCGGAGGCAGCTTTTTCGAGCACGAGGGCCGCCCGCTGTGCGAGAACCATTTCCACGCGCGGCGTGGTTCGTTGTGCGCCACGTGTGGCCTCCCCGTGACCGGCCGTTGCGTGTCAGCCCTGGGCCGTCGCTTCCACCCAGACCACTTCACCTGCACCTTCTGCCTGCGCCCGCTCACCAAGGGCTCCTTCCAGGAGCGTGCCGGCAAGCCGTACTGCCAACCCTGCTTCATCAAGCTCTTCGGCTAA
- the ARMC5 gene encoding armadillo repeat-containing protein 5 isoform X1, with the protein MAAAKPTVTDSLSFCLAQLTAAAGEGLGGGKDTATNETPLGRALLALRTRHVKAAGGIERFRARGGLRPLLALLRRAAAAGPAPSQAGPGSAPSAVESATSAGPAPSPGPAPSAAAPSAPSPPARLRKTLDLALSILANCCTEGACRAEVRRLGGILPLVTILQCVKTDSIQNRTARALGNLAMEPESCGDIHSAGAVPLLVESLTACQDSQCLQSVVRALRNLADSPQHRLALAQQGAVRPLAELLAAAPDPALTLALVRALLELSRGCSRACAEQLSLGGGLGPLVSLASHPKKAVREATILILANLCAQGLVRPALGNAGGVEVLLGELRRRRGPNGAGPASQQPLVRAVCLLCREAINRARLRDAGGLELLMGLLRDPRASAWHPRVVAALVGFLYDTGALGRLQALGLVPLLAGQLCGDAGDEEEEGREAASWDFPEERTPERAEAGSFRSLRSWLISEGYAAGPGDISPDWSPERCPPPPPPPEPAEPTSPTLGPTSLRTPCTPRTPGRSPVTTSEEPWGREGPALLLLSRFSQAPDPSGALVTGPALCGLLAYVTGSPGPPSPRALRILARLTCNPACLEAFVRSYGAALLRAWLVLGVAPDDWPTLRARPARRQHRELGEMLLQNLTVQAESPFGVGALTHLLLSGSPEDRVACALTLPFICRKPTLWRRLLLDQGGLRLLLSALTRPAPHPLFLFFAADSLSCLQGLVSPTVIPALPSLIPLDLDSPSPCLYEPLLGPAPILAPDLHFLLDSGLRLPAQRAASATASPFFRALLAGSFAEAQMDLVPLRGLSPSAAWPILHHLHGCRGCGAALGPIPPPGQPLLGSEAEEALEAAGRFLLPGLEEELEEAVSHIHLGPHGGPESVGEVFRLGRPRLVAHCARWTLGPGQCPRKRALALVGLVEAAGEEAGPLTEALLAVVMGVEMGGKGSSLDC; encoded by the exons ATGGCGGCTGCGAAACCGACCGTCACGGACTCGCTCTCGTTCTGCCTCGCGCAGCTCACGGCGGCGGCCGGGGAGGGTCTAGGTGGGGGAAAGGACACAGCTACCAACGAGACACCCTTGGGCCGTGCGCTCTTAGCCCTCCGCACGCGCCACGTCAAGGCTGCAGGGGGAATCGAGCGCTTCCGGGCGCGCGGCGGGCTCCGCCCCCTTCTCGCTCTGCTGCGGCGAGCGGCTGCAGCGGGTCCCGCCCCGTCCCAGGCTGGCCCCGGCTCCGCCCCCTCGGCCGTCGAGTCAGCGACTTCTGCTGGTCCCGCCCCCTCGCCGGGCCCTGCCCCCTCCGCTGCGGCGCCTTCGGCGCCCTCCCCACCAGCGCGCCTGCGCAAGACTCTGGACTTGGCGCTCAGCATCTTAGCCAACTGCTGTACGGAAGGGGCGTGCCGGGCTGAAGTGCGCAGACTCGGAGGCATTCTCCCTTTGG TGACTATTCTTCAATGTGTGAAGACAGATAGCATCCAGAACCGAACAGCCCGGGCTCTGGGGAACTTAGCCATGGAACCTGAGAGCTGTGGGGACATCCATTCTGCAG gTGCTGTTCCTCTGCTCGTTGAGAGCCTGACAGCCTGCCAGGACTCACAGTGCCTGCAGAGTGTGGTGCGTGCCCTCCGCAACCTGGCGGACTCACCCCAGCACCGCCTGGCCCTGGCACAGCAGGGAGCAGTACGCCCTCTGGCTGAGCTTCTGGCTGCTGCCCCAGACCCTGCGCTGACCTTGGCCCTAGTCCGTGCACTCTTGGAGCTGAGTCGAGGTTGCTCCCGGGCCTGTGCTGAGCAGCTAAGTCTGGGTGGGGGGCTAGGACCACTGGTCAGTTTGGCCTCCCACCCCAAAAAGGCAGTACGAGAGGCAACTATCCTGATCCTTGCCAACCTGTGTGCCCAAGGCCTTGTACGGCCTGCACTGGGCAATGCTGGTGGTGTGGAGGTACTACTGGGTGAGCTCCGGCGGCGCAGGGGGCCTAATGGAGCTGGCCCAgcctcccagcagcccctggTGCGGGCTGTGTGCCTGCTGTGCCGGGAGGCCATCAACCGGGCCCGGCTGCGGGATGCAGGTGGTTTGGAGCTATTGATGGGTCTGCTGCGGGACCCTCGTGCCAGTGCCTGGCACCCTCGTGTTGTGGCTGCCCTTGTGGGCTTCCTGTATGATACTGGAGCCCTGGGCCGGCTACAAGCTCTGGGACTTGTACCGCTCTTGGCTGGGCAGCTGTGTGGCGATGCTGGtgatgaggaagaagagggaagagaagctgcTTCTTGGGATTTCCCTGAGGAGCGGACCCCTGAGCGGGCAGAGGCTGGAAGCTTCCGAAGCCTAAG gTCTTGGCTGATCTCTGAGGGCTATGCCGCAGGCCCGGGAGACATCTCTCCTGACTGGTCCCCTGAGCGATGTCCCCCGCCTCCACCACCCCCAGAGCCAGCTGAGCCAACCAGCCCCACCCTGGGTCCAACCTCACTGCGGACGCCTTGCACACCACGCACACCAGGGCGGAGCCCTGTGACCACCTCTGAGGAGCCTTGGGGCCGCGAGGGGCCAGCGCTGCTGCTACTGTCGCGATTCTCCCAGGCTCCCGACCCAAGTGGGGCCTTGGTGACCGGCCCAGCCCTGTGTGGCCTGCTGGCCTATGTGACAGGCTCGCCAGGCCCACCGAGCCCACGTGCACTGCGGATCCTGGCGCGCCTTACCTGCAACCCTGCCTGTCTCGAGGCCTTTGTGCGCAGCTATGGTGCTGCACTGCTGCGTGCCTGGCTTGTGTTAGGCGTTGCCCCAGATGACTGGCCCACACTGCGTGCCCGGCCGGCTCGACGCCAGCACCGGGAGCTGG GTGAGATGTTGCTGCAGAACTTGACCGTGCAGGCCGAATCACCCTTTGGAGTGGGTGCCCTCACTCACCTGCTGCTCTCTGGAAGCCCTGAGGACCGTGTGGCCTGTGCACTGACCCTGCCCTTCATCTGTCG GAAACCTACTCTGTGGCGCCGGCTACTTTTGGACCAGGGTGGCCTCCGTCTCCTCCTTTCAGCACTAACTCGGCCAGCTCCACATCCACTGTTCCTCTTCTTTGCTGCAGACTCCCTTTCCTGCCTCCAAGGCCTGGTGTCTCCCACTGTGATTCCAGCCCTTCCATCTCTAATCCCCCTGGACCTAGATTCCCCATCCCCTTGCCTCTATGAACCTCTGCTGGGCCCAGCCCCCATCCTAGCCCCTGACCTGCACTTCCTACTGGACTCAGGCCTACGGCTCCCTGCCCAGCGAGCTGCCTCAGCTACTGCCTCACCTTTCTTCCGGGCTCTGCTAGCTGGCAGCTTTGCCGAAGCCCAGATGGACCTGGTGCCACTTCGAGGCCTGTCACCCAGTGCAGCCTGGCCTATCCTGCATCACTTGCATGGTTGCCGGGGCTGTGGGGCTGCCCTGGGGCCAATTCCCCCACCAGGCCAGCCCCTGCTGGGCTCAGAGGCTGAGGAGGCACTGGAGGCTGCTGGCCGTTTCTTGCTGCCtgggctggaggaggagctggaagAGGCTGTGAGCCATATCCACCTTGGACCCCATGGTGGCCCAGAGTCAGTGGGTGAGGTATTCCGCTTGGGCCGGCCCCGGTTGGTTGCCCATTGTGCCCGCTGGACCCTGGGGCCAGGGCAGTGCCCGCGGAAGCGGGCCTTGGCCTTAGTAGGGCTTgtggaggcagcaggagaggaggcagggccCCTGACTGAGGCTTTACTGGCTGTGGTGATGGGGGTTGAAATGGGGGGCAAGGGTTCCAGCTTAGACTGTTGA
- the ARMC5 gene encoding armadillo repeat-containing protein 5 isoform X2, whose protein sequence is MAPARVTILQCVKTDSIQNRTARALGNLAMEPESCGDIHSAGAVPLLVESLTACQDSQCLQSVVRALRNLADSPQHRLALAQQGAVRPLAELLAAAPDPALTLALVRALLELSRGCSRACAEQLSLGGGLGPLVSLASHPKKAVREATILILANLCAQGLVRPALGNAGGVEVLLGELRRRRGPNGAGPASQQPLVRAVCLLCREAINRARLRDAGGLELLMGLLRDPRASAWHPRVVAALVGFLYDTGALGRLQALGLVPLLAGQLCGDAGDEEEEGREAASWDFPEERTPERAEAGSFRSLRSWLISEGYAAGPGDISPDWSPERCPPPPPPPEPAEPTSPTLGPTSLRTPCTPRTPGRSPVTTSEEPWGREGPALLLLSRFSQAPDPSGALVTGPALCGLLAYVTGSPGPPSPRALRILARLTCNPACLEAFVRSYGAALLRAWLVLGVAPDDWPTLRARPARRQHRELGEMLLQNLTVQAESPFGVGALTHLLLSGSPEDRVACALTLPFICRKPTLWRRLLLDQGGLRLLLSALTRPAPHPLFLFFAADSLSCLQGLVSPTVIPALPSLIPLDLDSPSPCLYEPLLGPAPILAPDLHFLLDSGLRLPAQRAASATASPFFRALLAGSFAEAQMDLVPLRGLSPSAAWPILHHLHGCRGCGAALGPIPPPGQPLLGSEAEEALEAAGRFLLPGLEEELEEAVSHIHLGPHGGPESVGEVFRLGRPRLVAHCARWTLGPGQCPRKRALALVGLVEAAGEEAGPLTEALLAVVMGVEMGGKGSSLDC, encoded by the exons TGACTATTCTTCAATGTGTGAAGACAGATAGCATCCAGAACCGAACAGCCCGGGCTCTGGGGAACTTAGCCATGGAACCTGAGAGCTGTGGGGACATCCATTCTGCAG gTGCTGTTCCTCTGCTCGTTGAGAGCCTGACAGCCTGCCAGGACTCACAGTGCCTGCAGAGTGTGGTGCGTGCCCTCCGCAACCTGGCGGACTCACCCCAGCACCGCCTGGCCCTGGCACAGCAGGGAGCAGTACGCCCTCTGGCTGAGCTTCTGGCTGCTGCCCCAGACCCTGCGCTGACCTTGGCCCTAGTCCGTGCACTCTTGGAGCTGAGTCGAGGTTGCTCCCGGGCCTGTGCTGAGCAGCTAAGTCTGGGTGGGGGGCTAGGACCACTGGTCAGTTTGGCCTCCCACCCCAAAAAGGCAGTACGAGAGGCAACTATCCTGATCCTTGCCAACCTGTGTGCCCAAGGCCTTGTACGGCCTGCACTGGGCAATGCTGGTGGTGTGGAGGTACTACTGGGTGAGCTCCGGCGGCGCAGGGGGCCTAATGGAGCTGGCCCAgcctcccagcagcccctggTGCGGGCTGTGTGCCTGCTGTGCCGGGAGGCCATCAACCGGGCCCGGCTGCGGGATGCAGGTGGTTTGGAGCTATTGATGGGTCTGCTGCGGGACCCTCGTGCCAGTGCCTGGCACCCTCGTGTTGTGGCTGCCCTTGTGGGCTTCCTGTATGATACTGGAGCCCTGGGCCGGCTACAAGCTCTGGGACTTGTACCGCTCTTGGCTGGGCAGCTGTGTGGCGATGCTGGtgatgaggaagaagagggaagagaagctgcTTCTTGGGATTTCCCTGAGGAGCGGACCCCTGAGCGGGCAGAGGCTGGAAGCTTCCGAAGCCTAAG gTCTTGGCTGATCTCTGAGGGCTATGCCGCAGGCCCGGGAGACATCTCTCCTGACTGGTCCCCTGAGCGATGTCCCCCGCCTCCACCACCCCCAGAGCCAGCTGAGCCAACCAGCCCCACCCTGGGTCCAACCTCACTGCGGACGCCTTGCACACCACGCACACCAGGGCGGAGCCCTGTGACCACCTCTGAGGAGCCTTGGGGCCGCGAGGGGCCAGCGCTGCTGCTACTGTCGCGATTCTCCCAGGCTCCCGACCCAAGTGGGGCCTTGGTGACCGGCCCAGCCCTGTGTGGCCTGCTGGCCTATGTGACAGGCTCGCCAGGCCCACCGAGCCCACGTGCACTGCGGATCCTGGCGCGCCTTACCTGCAACCCTGCCTGTCTCGAGGCCTTTGTGCGCAGCTATGGTGCTGCACTGCTGCGTGCCTGGCTTGTGTTAGGCGTTGCCCCAGATGACTGGCCCACACTGCGTGCCCGGCCGGCTCGACGCCAGCACCGGGAGCTGG GTGAGATGTTGCTGCAGAACTTGACCGTGCAGGCCGAATCACCCTTTGGAGTGGGTGCCCTCACTCACCTGCTGCTCTCTGGAAGCCCTGAGGACCGTGTGGCCTGTGCACTGACCCTGCCCTTCATCTGTCG GAAACCTACTCTGTGGCGCCGGCTACTTTTGGACCAGGGTGGCCTCCGTCTCCTCCTTTCAGCACTAACTCGGCCAGCTCCACATCCACTGTTCCTCTTCTTTGCTGCAGACTCCCTTTCCTGCCTCCAAGGCCTGGTGTCTCCCACTGTGATTCCAGCCCTTCCATCTCTAATCCCCCTGGACCTAGATTCCCCATCCCCTTGCCTCTATGAACCTCTGCTGGGCCCAGCCCCCATCCTAGCCCCTGACCTGCACTTCCTACTGGACTCAGGCCTACGGCTCCCTGCCCAGCGAGCTGCCTCAGCTACTGCCTCACCTTTCTTCCGGGCTCTGCTAGCTGGCAGCTTTGCCGAAGCCCAGATGGACCTGGTGCCACTTCGAGGCCTGTCACCCAGTGCAGCCTGGCCTATCCTGCATCACTTGCATGGTTGCCGGGGCTGTGGGGCTGCCCTGGGGCCAATTCCCCCACCAGGCCAGCCCCTGCTGGGCTCAGAGGCTGAGGAGGCACTGGAGGCTGCTGGCCGTTTCTTGCTGCCtgggctggaggaggagctggaagAGGCTGTGAGCCATATCCACCTTGGACCCCATGGTGGCCCAGAGTCAGTGGGTGAGGTATTCCGCTTGGGCCGGCCCCGGTTGGTTGCCCATTGTGCCCGCTGGACCCTGGGGCCAGGGCAGTGCCCGCGGAAGCGGGCCTTGGCCTTAGTAGGGCTTgtggaggcagcaggagaggaggcagggccCCTGACTGAGGCTTTACTGGCTGTGGTGATGGGGGTTGAAATGGGGGGCAAGGGTTCCAGCTTAGACTGTTGA